One genomic window of Haloferax mediterranei ATCC 33500 includes the following:
- a CDS encoding PstS family phosphate ABC transporter substrate-binding protein — protein MTRNSEGVLSRRKFLIASGAAGLTGLAGCTENNSDGSDGGESGGTEQSGDEGSQELSGTVDVSGSSTVFPLATAMAERFKEKHPKVSVPTQPTGTGGGFANNFCTGQTDFNNASRPIKPEEKEQCSNNGITPLELKVATDALTVIVNNDNDFLGEGLTVEQLKTIFSAETKPKTWADVNSEWPDKEIEIFGPTDASGTYDYFIESILGEEGPGHRQDYSPTEQDRNIIQGVKGSKYAIGYMGFAYYSENTDTVQAVAIDNGDGYVEPSLDTALSGEYTPLSRPLFTYPAKESLAEKPVAEFARFWLNNSTDEKIVADEVGYVPLSEDTQQEMLDKLNSAIEEAK, from the coding sequence ATGACGCGTAACTCGGAAGGTGTTCTTTCGCGGCGAAAATTCCTGATTGCATCGGGTGCTGCTGGCCTCACGGGCCTTGCTGGTTGTACGGAAAACAACAGCGATGGCTCGGACGGCGGCGAATCCGGTGGAACGGAGCAGTCGGGTGACGAAGGAAGCCAGGAGCTGTCTGGAACCGTCGACGTTTCCGGGTCTTCGACGGTCTTCCCGCTCGCAACCGCCATGGCCGAGCGCTTCAAGGAAAAACACCCGAAGGTCAGCGTCCCCACTCAGCCCACCGGTACCGGTGGCGGGTTTGCGAACAACTTCTGTACCGGACAGACGGACTTCAACAACGCCTCGCGTCCAATCAAGCCCGAAGAGAAAGAGCAGTGTTCCAACAACGGTATCACCCCCCTCGAACTCAAGGTCGCAACTGACGCGCTGACGGTCATCGTCAACAACGACAACGACTTCCTCGGTGAGGGTCTTACCGTCGAACAGCTCAAGACCATCTTCTCCGCCGAGACCAAGCCCAAAACGTGGGCAGACGTCAACTCCGAGTGGCCGGACAAGGAAATCGAAATCTTCGGCCCCACCGACGCATCCGGTACCTACGACTACTTCATCGAGTCAATCCTCGGCGAGGAAGGTCCGGGTCACCGCCAAGATTACTCTCCGACCGAACAGGACCGCAACATCATTCAGGGTGTCAAAGGTTCGAAGTACGCCATCGGATACATGGGATTCGCCTACTACAGCGAGAACACCGACACCGTACAGGCTGTCGCCATCGACAACGGCGACGGTTACGTCGAACCGTCTCTCGACACGGCGCTTTCCGGCGAGTACACGCCGCTGTCGCGTCCGCTGTTTACCTACCCCGCGAAGGAGTCCCTCGCAGAGAAGCCCGTCGCCGAGTTCGCTCGCTTCTGGCTGAACAACTCCACGGATGAGAAAATCGTCGCCGACGAAGTCGGCTACGTCCCGCTCAGTGAGGACACACAGCAGGAGATGCTCGACAAGCTCAACTCGGCCATCGAAGAGGCTAAGTAG
- a CDS encoding phosphate uptake regulator PhoU — protein MVETRKVQVTGGSTYTVSIPKDWATENGVSAGSEVEFYPEGDSLFLTPRSEEERTEGTLDITNLEGDELTRAVMTMYVSGFDIIALESSRITTDQRRTIREATQSLVGLEVLEETRDRVVIRDLLDSSELSIHNAVTRMRLIALSMLEDAIAAIAEMDEDMARDVIQRDDDVDRLWMVVSRIFRATLRTPKAAEELGLPREACFDYQSAARQLERIGDHATKIAHLSLNFEEPVNEEIVEAVWELFEEAKSVVNGGMDALFAEDSGEATRLANESREAVQAIDERARSIDELLRDLDPARAQLLGLIVDSVSRSADYGGNIAETALQKAAPTP, from the coding sequence ATGGTCGAAACCCGAAAGGTGCAGGTGACCGGTGGTTCCACCTACACCGTCTCCATCCCCAAAGACTGGGCGACCGAGAACGGCGTCTCTGCAGGGAGCGAAGTCGAATTCTACCCAGAGGGCGATTCGTTGTTCTTGACTCCCCGGTCCGAAGAAGAACGTACTGAGGGTACACTCGACATTACAAACCTCGAAGGCGACGAACTCACGCGTGCGGTCATGACGATGTACGTGAGCGGGTTCGACATCATCGCGCTGGAGAGTTCGCGTATCACGACCGACCAGCGCCGAACCATCCGAGAGGCGACACAGAGCCTCGTCGGGTTGGAAGTCCTCGAAGAGACCCGCGACCGAGTCGTCATCCGCGACCTGCTGGACTCCTCGGAACTCTCTATTCACAACGCGGTCACACGCATGCGTCTCATTGCACTTTCCATGCTCGAAGACGCCATCGCCGCCATCGCCGAGATGGACGAAGACATGGCCCGCGACGTTATCCAACGCGACGACGACGTAGACCGACTCTGGATGGTCGTTTCCCGTATCTTCCGGGCGACGCTTCGGACGCCGAAGGCCGCCGAGGAACTCGGTCTGCCTCGCGAGGCCTGTTTCGACTACCAGTCTGCGGCACGACAACTCGAACGCATCGGCGACCACGCGACGAAGATTGCACACCTCTCGTTGAACTTCGAGGAACCCGTCAACGAGGAAATCGTCGAGGCCGTCTGGGAACTGTTCGAAGAGGCCAAGTCGGTCGTCAACGGCGGGATGGACGCACTTTTCGCCGAAGACAGCGGCGAGGCGACCAGGCTGGCAAACGAGTCGCGCGAAGCCGTTCAGGCTATCGACGAGCGCGCCCGGAGCATCGACGAACTCCTCCGTGACCTCGACCCGGCCCGTGCACAACTGCTCGGTCTCATCGTCGACTCCGTTTCCCGGAGCGCCGACTACGGTGGCAACATCGCAGAAACGGCGCTGCAGAAGGCTGCGCCGACGCCCTGA
- a CDS encoding 30S ribosomal protein S8e, with translation MKDQGRSKRKRTGGRRKPFRNKKRYQLGREPAATTVGEHRFQIIDSRGNNEKIRALSTDVAQVADGAEVTQADIEGVIDNPSNVNYARRNIITKGSIIDTSAGRARVTSRPGQDGQVNAVRIDEE, from the coding sequence ATGAAGGACCAAGGACGCTCCAAGCGGAAGCGGACCGGTGGACGGCGCAAGCCGTTCCGAAACAAGAAGCGCTACCAGCTGGGTCGCGAGCCTGCCGCCACGACGGTCGGTGAACACCGATTCCAGATTATCGACTCCCGCGGTAACAACGAGAAGATCCGCGCCCTCTCGACCGACGTCGCGCAGGTCGCCGACGGTGCCGAGGTCACGCAGGCCGACATCGAAGGCGTCATCGACAACCCGTCGAACGTCAACTACGCCCGCCGGAACATCATCACGAAGGGCTCCATCATCGACACGAGCGCCGGTCGCGCCCGCGTCACCTCCCGCCCCGGTCAGGACGGGCAGGTCAACGCAGTCCGCATCGACGAGGAGTAA
- a CDS encoding DUF2240 family protein: MSLDVTVAVPFRQHGSTRLGEGEFVVALSLDRDWFSPDQAKRLIDLATGRGLVERDDGDVVATFDPATVQIPEEFEPDASVLREQSAFEQVLDACVAAGIEKQAAVAGINERQSRLGVTAEAAAILFARENDVGVGDVVAKAKQSLSE; the protein is encoded by the coding sequence ATGAGTCTCGACGTTACCGTCGCCGTCCCCTTCCGTCAGCACGGGTCGACCCGACTCGGCGAAGGCGAGTTCGTCGTCGCCCTGTCTCTCGACCGCGACTGGTTCTCGCCGGACCAGGCAAAGCGTCTCATCGACCTCGCCACGGGTCGGGGGCTGGTCGAACGCGACGACGGCGACGTGGTCGCAACGTTCGACCCCGCGACCGTCCAGATTCCCGAAGAGTTCGAACCCGACGCGTCCGTTCTCCGCGAGCAGTCCGCATTCGAGCAGGTGCTCGATGCCTGCGTCGCCGCCGGTATCGAAAAGCAGGCCGCGGTCGCCGGTATCAACGAGCGCCAGTCCCGCCTCGGCGTGACCGCGGAGGCCGCGGCGATTCTCTTCGCCCGCGAAAACGATGTCGGCGTGGGCGACGTGGTCGCGAAGGCGAAGCAATCGTTGAGTGAGTAG
- a CDS encoding HAD family hydrolase: protein MSVTAVGFDLDYTLAVPTRDRETILSEAAAAAGAPPLSREAYLRAHQDNLTRETREPIFETLLDEHGSPVDPEHVATAYRERITDAVVPADGVESMLVGLRTTYRVGLLTNGPVVAQEAKLDKLGWRDYFDTALVTGALPAGKPDERAFEALLDALGVPPEETVYVGDSVHHDIAGAHDAGLLPVQVLGEGCDDPDPRAIAHIPRESLPTELPELLADL, encoded by the coding sequence CGCTCGCGGTTCCGACGCGGGACCGCGAGACGATTCTCTCCGAGGCGGCGGCGGCAGCAGGTGCTCCGCCACTGTCTCGGGAGGCGTATCTTCGGGCACATCAAGACAATCTCACGCGCGAGACGCGCGAGCCTATCTTCGAGACGCTCCTCGACGAGCACGGCTCACCCGTCGACCCGGAGCACGTGGCGACGGCCTACCGGGAACGAATCACGGACGCGGTCGTTCCCGCAGACGGTGTCGAATCGATGCTCGTCGGACTTCGGACAACCTACCGGGTCGGTCTCCTCACCAACGGTCCTGTGGTCGCACAGGAGGCGAAACTCGACAAACTCGGCTGGCGCGATTATTTCGATACAGCGCTCGTCACCGGTGCACTTCCGGCCGGCAAACCGGACGAACGGGCGTTTGAAGCGCTCCTCGATGCGCTCGGCGTCCCCCCAGAAGAGACCGTCTACGTCGGCGACAGCGTTCACCACGACATTGCTGGCGCGCACGACGCAGGACTACTCCCGGTACAGGTTCTTGGCGAGGGCTGTGACGACCCGGACCCTCGCGCAATCGCGCACATTCCGCGCGAATCGCTCCCGACAGAACTTCCGGAACTTCTCGCAGACCTCTAA